The following are encoded together in the uncultured Sphaerochaeta sp. genome:
- a CDS encoding aspartate kinase, with protein MIVSKFGGSSVADAKQIEKVKAIVEADPKRQIVIVSAPGKRNKDDEKVTDMLYACNALAQQGLTCKPVFKKIADRYTSILEDLGIEKKPFVAVLEEVRQMIDAGHGAEYAASRGEYLSARMIAAYLGWDFLDADPYIVINPDGTVHEQSYDNLKKVLKKGKKYIVPGFYGCDIEGKVKTFSRGGSDITGAILSSAADAESYENWTDVSGVFSVDPRLVDNAKVIKTMTYRELRELAGVGASVFHEEAIAPVIAAQIPINVKNTNAPEDRGTMIVNERASGTAPLAGVSAKKGYSRITLRKLMLFKQSGTRHALLTMLHVFGIRPSFSLFGVDSIVWFFETSQASDSVLKAMCTRLTSEFSLDSIEVDHDHAIVGVVGEGVMDHRDLIAKVVGSLDKESIKLNFLNFGASDTSLLLGVNADKTQDAVITLYNALF; from the coding sequence ATGATTGTAAGTAAATTCGGTGGAAGCTCTGTTGCTGATGCCAAACAGATAGAAAAAGTGAAAGCGATTGTAGAGGCTGATCCAAAGCGACAGATAGTAATTGTCTCTGCTCCAGGAAAACGCAACAAGGATGATGAGAAGGTGACAGACATGCTCTATGCATGTAATGCACTCGCCCAGCAAGGGTTGACTTGTAAGCCTGTCTTCAAGAAGATTGCTGACCGTTATACCTCTATTCTGGAAGACCTTGGCATAGAGAAAAAACCCTTTGTGGCTGTCCTCGAGGAAGTTCGCCAGATGATTGATGCCGGCCATGGTGCAGAGTATGCAGCAAGTCGCGGAGAATATCTCAGTGCCCGAATGATTGCCGCATATCTTGGTTGGGATTTCCTGGATGCTGATCCGTATATCGTCATCAACCCTGATGGAACCGTGCATGAACAGAGCTATGATAACCTCAAGAAGGTATTGAAGAAAGGCAAGAAGTATATTGTTCCTGGTTTCTATGGTTGTGATATCGAAGGAAAAGTAAAAACCTTCAGCCGAGGTGGGTCGGATATCACCGGAGCAATTCTCAGCAGTGCAGCAGATGCTGAATCGTATGAGAACTGGACTGATGTTTCGGGGGTGTTCTCAGTAGATCCCCGATTGGTAGATAATGCAAAGGTAATCAAGACAATGACCTATCGTGAGCTTCGTGAGCTTGCAGGTGTTGGGGCAAGTGTCTTTCATGAAGAAGCAATTGCTCCTGTGATTGCAGCCCAGATTCCCATCAATGTGAAGAACACCAACGCACCTGAGGATAGGGGCACCATGATCGTCAATGAAAGAGCGAGCGGAACAGCACCTCTTGCAGGTGTCTCAGCCAAGAAAGGCTATAGCAGGATAACCCTGCGCAAGTTGATGCTTTTCAAGCAATCCGGGACCAGGCATGCACTGCTCACCATGTTGCATGTGTTTGGTATAAGGCCATCTTTCAGTTTGTTTGGCGTAGACAGTATTGTATGGTTTTTTGAGACTAGCCAGGCAAGTGACAGTGTCCTGAAAGCAATGTGCACCCGTCTTACCAGTGAATTCTCACTGGACTCCATTGAAGTTGATCATGATCATGCAATTGTAGGAGTAGTAGGAGAGGGCGTCATGGATCACCGTGACCTGATTGCTAAAGTGGTTGGATCCTTGGACAAAGAATCCATCAAGTTGAATTTTCTCAACTTCGGTGCATCCGATACTTCCTTGCTGCTTGGAGTCAATGCTGACAAAACACAAGATGCTGTAATCACACTGTATAACGCATTGTTCTAA
- the ltrA gene encoding group II intron reverse transcriptase/maturase has product MTREGMAVANTTLCEKLVSDDNLTKAAKKVRSNDGAPGIDGIPAEDALVYLMENQERMVSEIITRKYKPSPVRRVEIPKANGKKRLLGIPTVRDRIVQQALVQVLTPVFEPTFSDFSFGYRPNRSAEDAVRLAQLYMSEGYDHVVDLDLSKYFDTVDHDILMGLVDKDMEDKDIRRLIFVFLKAGVLYRGKLEKTERGVSQGNPLSPLLANVYLTPFDKEMEKRGLRFVRYADDCQLFTKSDYAAARVMKNATKYLEGKLKLKVNVEKTEAREAKGSSFLGFTFITLGSKENGRGVCRPRGEKIESLKGKLKEITKRNRGVSVHQVIKEINETMQGWIAYYARGSILKWLTKEFLPWLRRRIRQYLWKVWKTAKSRKRHLRKAGVPEWHIKKDLGWSSRRYWKMSIVMGSLVTNKMLVEYFGLQDFENILREWHKMRMERDYELDFNDYLCRQYEEEQETRLLMDAYPCVNW; this is encoded by the coding sequence ATGACAAGAGAAGGCATGGCAGTGGCGAACACCACGCTTTGTGAGAAGCTCGTTTCCGATGACAACCTTACCAAGGCCGCCAAGAAGGTCAGGTCCAACGATGGGGCACCAGGCATTGACGGCATACCGGCCGAAGATGCATTGGTGTACCTGATGGAAAACCAGGAAAGGATGGTCAGCGAGATTATCACGAGGAAGTACAAGCCGAGTCCTGTGAGAAGGGTCGAGATACCCAAGGCAAACGGCAAGAAGAGACTGCTGGGCATCCCCACCGTAAGGGACAGGATAGTCCAGCAAGCGTTGGTACAGGTGCTGACACCAGTGTTCGAGCCGACATTCTCGGATTTCAGCTTCGGCTACAGGCCGAACCGGAGTGCAGAGGATGCGGTGAGACTCGCTCAACTCTACATGTCCGAGGGCTACGACCACGTTGTGGATCTTGACCTTTCCAAATACTTCGATACTGTAGACCATGACATTCTCATGGGACTGGTGGACAAGGACATGGAAGACAAGGACATCAGGAGGCTAATCTTTGTATTCCTCAAGGCAGGGGTTCTGTATAGGGGCAAACTGGAGAAGACCGAACGAGGTGTTAGCCAAGGGAACCCATTGAGCCCACTGCTTGCAAATGTGTACCTTACGCCGTTTGACAAGGAGATGGAGAAAAGAGGATTGAGATTCGTCCGCTACGCCGACGACTGCCAGCTTTTCACCAAATCCGACTACGCGGCGGCGCGTGTGATGAAGAACGCAACGAAGTATCTGGAAGGCAAGCTGAAGCTGAAGGTGAATGTCGAGAAGACTGAAGCCAGAGAAGCCAAAGGCTCCAGTTTTCTTGGGTTCACCTTCATCACCCTGGGAAGCAAGGAAAACGGAAGAGGAGTGTGCAGACCAAGGGGTGAGAAAATCGAGAGTCTCAAGGGAAAACTCAAGGAGATAACCAAGAGGAACCGAGGAGTGTCGGTACATCAGGTAATCAAGGAGATAAATGAAACCATGCAGGGTTGGATCGCCTACTATGCACGGGGAAGTATCCTAAAGTGGCTGACAAAAGAATTCCTCCCTTGGCTGAGAAGAAGGATACGGCAATACCTGTGGAAGGTGTGGAAAACTGCCAAAAGTCGGAAACGGCACCTCAGGAAAGCTGGAGTACCCGAATGGCATATAAAGAAAGACCTAGGGTGGTCATCGCGTAGGTATTGGAAAATGAGTATAGTGATGGGCAGCTTGGTAACCAATAAAATGCTGGTCGAGTACTTTGGATTGCAAGACTTCGAGAACATTCTCAGAGAATGGCACAAGATGAGAATGGAGCGTGACTATGAACTCGACTTCAATGACTACCTGTGTAGGCAATATGAAGAAGAGCAAGAGACAAGGTTGCTGATGGACGCATATCCATGTGTCAATTGGTAA
- a CDS encoding AraC family transcriptional regulator, whose amino-acid sequence MATKLIIADDEPLVLVGLQSMLNWNELGIEIVAVARNGLQLQQAIEREHPQLVITDIKMPIKSGLEVLKESGAVYGRVPLFILLTSYEEFSYVKEALTYQAVDYLVKLELTEQSLAASVQKALDLLLQIKEQGHPPYPIYERGVMGAFRDKFFVRLFNGLIDSRQAFDSQKQELALCFEEKHYVVCYVTIESKEEEERDVSLYYSSTGMLKETLSRYLTCHITSLDLHHLAITFCLNEEQGAHYRTIIRQVLEKALHVIYNYFSVHLLCCVGLPINDPYHLRDSFNSARQLLTSSQEKAAITFAEQKQVQRFSLDPYRSRLTRAFEELDAEELAQIMEDVAKEMERQGITPLQAVESSSNILYMAISLIPDGQKLVELIFQEEHGGYRQLYSCTTTYQCCSYLRHLAEGLGKYLQSRKQDYRAKVVANIQQYIQENITRKLNLTEVALLFGFSQNYLSSLFSRYSEYSFVEYITKEKIHAAKQMMVQGEYKVYEIAEKLGFESSFYFSKVFKKVEGLSPRQYLQHLSRKEEHV is encoded by the coding sequence ATGGCGACCAAACTAATCATAGCCGATGATGAACCATTGGTCCTGGTCGGACTGCAATCCATGCTCAACTGGAATGAGCTCGGCATAGAGATTGTTGCAGTGGCGCGCAATGGATTGCAGCTCCAACAGGCGATTGAAAGAGAACACCCCCAGCTGGTGATCACTGATATCAAGATGCCCATCAAGAGTGGTCTGGAAGTGCTCAAGGAGAGTGGTGCGGTATATGGAAGAGTCCCCCTGTTCATCCTCCTTACCAGCTATGAGGAGTTCAGCTATGTCAAGGAAGCGCTTACCTACCAAGCAGTAGACTACCTGGTTAAGCTTGAATTAACCGAACAGAGCCTCGCTGCCTCGGTGCAAAAGGCCCTGGACCTCCTACTTCAGATCAAGGAACAGGGACACCCTCCCTATCCCATTTATGAGCGTGGAGTAATGGGAGCATTTAGAGACAAGTTCTTTGTCCGGTTGTTCAACGGTCTTATCGACAGCCGGCAGGCTTTCGATTCCCAGAAACAGGAACTGGCTCTCTGTTTTGAAGAAAAACACTATGTTGTCTGCTATGTAACCATTGAAAGCAAGGAGGAAGAGGAGCGAGATGTGAGCCTCTACTACAGCAGTACCGGCATGCTGAAGGAGACGCTCTCACGCTATCTTACCTGTCATATAACCAGTTTGGACTTGCACCATCTAGCCATCACCTTCTGTTTGAATGAGGAACAAGGTGCTCACTACCGCACCATTATCCGTCAGGTTCTGGAGAAGGCATTGCACGTCATATACAACTACTTTTCCGTACATCTTCTCTGTTGTGTAGGGCTCCCGATAAATGACCCATACCACCTCAGGGACTCGTTTAACTCAGCACGTCAGTTGCTCACCAGTTCCCAGGAAAAGGCAGCCATCACCTTCGCTGAGCAGAAACAGGTGCAACGCTTTAGCCTGGATCCCTATCGCAGCCGCCTTACCAGAGCTTTTGAAGAGCTTGATGCAGAAGAACTGGCTCAGATCATGGAAGATGTAGCAAAAGAGATGGAGAGACAGGGCATCACGCCATTGCAGGCTGTTGAGAGTTCCAGCAATATCCTTTATATGGCCATCAGCCTGATCCCGGATGGACAGAAACTTGTTGAACTAATCTTCCAGGAGGAACATGGAGGTTACCGGCAACTATACAGTTGCACTACCACCTACCAGTGTTGTTCATACCTTCGCCATCTCGCAGAGGGATTGGGCAAGTATCTGCAGTCCAGGAAGCAGGACTATCGTGCAAAGGTCGTTGCTAATATCCAGCAATACATCCAGGAAAACATCACCAGGAAGCTCAACCTCACAGAGGTTGCCCTACTCTTCGGGTTCAGCCAGAACTACCTCAGCAGTCTCTTCTCCCGCTATAGCGAGTACAGTTTCGTAGAGTACATCACCAAGGAAAAAATACATGCGGCGAAACAGATGATGGTTCAAGGGGAGTACAAGGTGTATGAGATTGCAGAAAAACTTGGCTTTGAAAGCTCCTTCTACTTCAGCAAAGTGTTCAAAAAGGTGGAAGGACTCAGCCCAAGGCAGTACCTGCAACACCTTTCACGTAAGGAAGAGCACGTATGA
- a CDS encoding heparinase II/III family protein: protein MIREYIPLLSHIRGVYQPAPPATDRTFWDTITSPVSSLIIKRAEKVVAQAIPALPASLYLSFSRTGNRTAFEECYFTRRRMLGTLTLAYCLKPKEIILDKIIDLVWAIVEESSWCLPAHNSYIRDAEQLPLPINNHPIIDLFSAETGSTLAQVYSLLKSDFDATTSIISERIETELERRILTPYLTTHFWWMGTGDEPMNNWTAWCTQNVLLTAFLTPVDKEDQLHIAEKALCSLDCFLKDYEEDGCCSEGAQYYRHAALCLYRCIDMLNCITDIQFEELFLQPKIRNMASFIRHIHAQGPYYFNFSDCSALAGPCSVREYLFAQAVQDPKLASFAKHSAHLREKQERDLPQEINLTYRLLELLGITEEEPFPSLKEEDHYYPSVGIWISRDRHLALAVKAGGNDDSHNHNDTGSVTLYKDGFPLLIDIGVEQYNKQTFSRDRYSIWTMRSTYHNVTNFPPYEQQAGKEYRCTVEEAVTGRIVMELAHCYPEAAGLESYRRTVTHEKNGGITILEQVKGSTSPVLTLMCAMQPAIEGKTIHIGDTAIMQCNAENLEITCESITVEDKRLRAVWPKVIYRLLLGYTKELKLFIE, encoded by the coding sequence ATGATAAGAGAATACATACCACTTCTGTCCCACATACGTGGTGTATATCAACCAGCCCCACCTGCAACGGACAGGACATTCTGGGATACCATCACATCCCCTGTATCCTCTCTTATCATCAAGCGTGCAGAAAAAGTGGTTGCTCAGGCAATTCCTGCGCTGCCAGCGTCTCTGTATCTCTCTTTCAGCAGGACAGGCAATCGTACAGCTTTTGAAGAGTGTTATTTCACCAGGAGACGGATGCTTGGAACACTGACATTGGCCTACTGCCTGAAGCCAAAGGAAATAATCTTGGATAAGATTATCGACCTCGTCTGGGCAATCGTTGAAGAGTCTAGTTGGTGTCTACCTGCACACAACAGCTATATACGCGATGCAGAGCAACTCCCCTTGCCCATAAATAACCATCCGATCATCGACCTCTTCAGTGCTGAGACAGGCTCAACACTTGCACAGGTCTACTCTTTGCTGAAATCAGACTTTGATGCAACAACTTCCATTATCTCAGAGCGTATTGAGACAGAACTCGAGAGAAGAATCCTCACCCCTTATCTGACTACCCACTTCTGGTGGATGGGCACCGGGGATGAACCTATGAACAACTGGACTGCGTGGTGTACACAAAATGTGCTGCTTACTGCATTTCTGACCCCTGTAGACAAGGAAGACCAGCTACACATAGCAGAAAAGGCTCTCTGCAGCCTGGACTGTTTTCTGAAGGACTACGAGGAGGATGGATGTTGCAGCGAGGGAGCCCAATACTACCGGCATGCAGCGCTTTGCCTCTACCGCTGTATCGACATGCTGAACTGCATCACCGATATCCAATTTGAAGAGCTGTTCCTACAGCCAAAAATACGGAACATGGCTTCCTTTATCCGTCATATTCATGCACAAGGACCATACTATTTCAATTTCTCCGATTGCTCTGCCCTTGCTGGTCCCTGCTCAGTGAGGGAATATCTCTTTGCCCAGGCGGTACAGGATCCAAAGCTAGCTTCATTTGCAAAACATTCGGCACATTTGCGGGAAAAACAGGAGAGAGATCTCCCCCAGGAGATCAACCTTACCTATCGTTTGCTTGAACTACTGGGAATTACAGAGGAAGAGCCATTTCCTTCCCTGAAGGAAGAGGACCACTACTACCCAAGTGTGGGTATCTGGATCAGTCGGGATAGACATCTTGCCTTGGCGGTCAAAGCTGGAGGAAATGATGACAGCCACAACCATAATGACACTGGCAGTGTCACCCTTTACAAGGATGGATTTCCCCTTCTCATTGACATTGGTGTAGAGCAGTACAACAAGCAGACCTTCAGCCGAGATCGATACTCCATCTGGACCATGCGCTCGACCTATCACAATGTGACCAACTTCCCCCCATATGAACAGCAAGCGGGAAAAGAATACCGTTGTACCGTTGAAGAAGCAGTAACAGGGCGAATTGTCATGGAGTTAGCTCATTGCTATCCTGAAGCAGCTGGATTGGAATCCTACAGACGAACAGTAACTCATGAAAAAAATGGTGGAATCACCATCCTGGAACAAGTAAAAGGGAGTACCTCCCCTGTCCTGACCCTGATGTGCGCTATGCAGCCAGCCATAGAGGGAAAGACCATCCATATTGGTGATACGGCCATAATGCAATGCAACGCAGAGAATCTGGAGATTACCTGTGAATCGATCACAGTGGAAGATAAGCGATTACGTGCAGTATGGCCTAAGGTTATCTACCGGCTGCTCCTTGGCTATACCAAAGAGCTCAAACTTTTCATAGAATAA
- a CDS encoding DUF5698 domain-containing protein, whose product MVDSASLYLALMIFLARVLDVSLGTLRHALVIRGKKALTFVIAFVESIIWVFAVSRVINDLSDPLMAIAFAFGFAAGTFVGITLESMLKIGDQVVKVFTQKGSAVAQLLRDQGFRVTEFQGNGRDGTIYLLFVQVPRRSVKQVMKLTRSIDPTCYLVVEDIKMRAYA is encoded by the coding sequence GTGGTCGATTCTGCTTCGCTCTATTTGGCCTTGATGATCTTCCTTGCGAGAGTGTTGGATGTCTCTCTGGGTACCTTGCGTCATGCGCTTGTCATTCGTGGGAAGAAAGCTCTTACGTTTGTCATTGCATTCGTTGAATCCATCATTTGGGTGTTTGCTGTATCGAGGGTTATCAATGACTTGTCAGACCCTCTCATGGCCATTGCCTTTGCCTTTGGATTTGCTGCTGGGACCTTTGTGGGTATCACTTTGGAGAGCATGCTGAAAATCGGGGATCAAGTAGTGAAAGTCTTCACACAGAAGGGCTCTGCAGTTGCTCAGTTACTGAGAGACCAAGGATTTCGTGTAACTGAGTTTCAAGGGAATGGACGGGATGGAACTATCTATCTCTTGTTCGTACAAGTTCCCAGAAGATCAGTGAAGCAAGTCATGAAACTTACCCGTTCCATTGATCCCACCTGCTACCTTGTAGTCGAAGATATCAAGATGCGTGCATATGCATAA
- a CDS encoding MFS transporter produces MQDSKRSIVAWAFYDWANSAFATTVMAGFFPVFFSAYWAVGASSQEGTFYLGLANSLGSLIVALLAPILGAIADWGTYKKRLLAFFALIGSVMTASLYVLQMGSWPFAVLFYSVAVVGFSGANTFYDALLPFVASEKKVDFVSSLGYSLGYIGGGLLFLVNVLMYLNPSWFGFADGGEAIRVCFIIVGIWWVVFTLPVLFLVKEEVTADNLPFKQAVKKGLSITRQTLKSFRQLKTLAIFLIAYWLYIDGVDTIIRMAVNYGTSLNFPSESLIIALLITQFVAFPSALAYSAFGKKVGIRKALEIAIGAYAIIALLGYFMSEPLHFYLLAVCIGLFQGGIQALSRSYYTRLIPKQRSAQFFGFFNMLGKFAAIIGPLLMGVVTLVTGDSRNGIVSLVLLFIGGYILLRQVDEEKGKKEMEVFLKETN; encoded by the coding sequence ATGCAAGATTCAAAACGCTCGATTGTCGCATGGGCATTCTATGACTGGGCAAACAGTGCTTTTGCTACTACTGTGATGGCAGGGTTCTTCCCTGTCTTTTTCAGTGCCTATTGGGCTGTAGGAGCAAGCAGCCAGGAAGGAACTTTTTATCTTGGGCTGGCAAACTCCTTGGGATCATTGATCGTTGCGCTCTTGGCCCCCATACTGGGTGCTATCGCAGATTGGGGCACCTACAAGAAACGCTTGCTTGCATTTTTTGCATTGATAGGCTCAGTGATGACGGCAAGCCTCTATGTATTACAGATGGGCTCCTGGCCATTCGCAGTACTCTTTTACTCTGTTGCTGTGGTCGGCTTCAGCGGAGCAAACACCTTCTACGACGCACTCCTTCCTTTTGTAGCATCAGAGAAGAAGGTGGATTTCGTCTCCTCACTCGGATACAGCCTGGGATATATTGGAGGGGGATTGTTGTTCTTGGTAAATGTTCTGATGTATCTCAATCCATCATGGTTTGGATTTGCGGATGGCGGAGAAGCTATCAGGGTATGTTTTATCATCGTAGGTATCTGGTGGGTGGTATTCACACTCCCTGTACTGTTTTTGGTAAAGGAAGAGGTGACCGCAGATAATCTCCCTTTCAAGCAGGCCGTCAAGAAAGGGCTCTCCATAACACGACAGACCTTGAAGAGTTTTCGCCAACTGAAAACATTGGCAATCTTTCTCATCGCCTACTGGCTCTATATTGATGGGGTGGATACCATTATCCGAATGGCTGTGAATTATGGGACAAGCCTCAATTTCCCCAGTGAGTCATTGATCATAGCCCTACTCATCACACAGTTTGTGGCATTCCCTTCTGCACTTGCCTACTCAGCCTTTGGGAAAAAAGTGGGAATTCGCAAAGCGCTGGAGATTGCAATCGGCGCCTATGCAATCATCGCCCTCCTTGGATACTTCATGAGTGAGCCTCTCCACTTCTATCTGCTTGCTGTGTGTATCGGGTTGTTCCAAGGAGGAATCCAGGCACTTAGCAGGTCATACTACACACGCCTTATCCCGAAACAACGGTCGGCACAGTTCTTTGGTTTTTTCAATATGCTTGGAAAATTTGCTGCAATCATCGGTCCACTGCTCATGGGAGTTGTCACATTGGTCACCGGAGACTCTAGAAATGGAATTGTCTCACTGGTCTTGCTCTTCATTGGTGGGTATATCCTGCTCAGGCAAGTTGATGAGGAGAAGGGAAAGAAGGAGATGGAGGTATTCCTCAAGGAGACTAACTGA
- a CDS encoding MATE family efflux transporter, which yields MQPVQENKMGVKPIPTLVLSMSFPIMLSMLVQALYNIVDSMFVSHYSQQALTAVTLAFPMQNLLIAVSVGTSVGVNSLLARKLGAKDLSAARKAAGNGITLSMISWGFFALIGLFFSKTFVEFFSNDPELIAMGNQYISICLIFSLGLFIDITCERILQGTGDTFHPMIIQSTGAIVNIILDPILIFGLFGMPRMGVMGAAIATVFAQHVSAVLAIYYVRRNKEIVLKKASFRLEKQTVKDIYAVGIPTIIMQAIGTILITSLNKILIGFSTSAVAVFGIYFRLQSFIFMPVFGLNTGMIPVIGYNYGARKPKRITATIKVGLIVAVTIMGIGTALFILFPHVLLSWFNATPEMVEIGVVAMQRISLGFTLAGVSIVLIALFQGMGYGYLSMINSVTRQLVFLLPAAYLLGRFVGLDALWYSFFIAEIASFILTLYFFGKIYKTKIKTMTA from the coding sequence ATGCAACCTGTCCAAGAAAATAAAATGGGGGTCAAACCGATCCCCACCCTTGTTTTGTCCATGTCGTTTCCCATCATGCTCAGCATGTTGGTGCAAGCACTCTATAATATTGTAGACAGTATGTTTGTCTCTCACTACAGTCAGCAAGCGCTGACTGCAGTTACCCTTGCCTTCCCTATGCAGAATCTGCTTATCGCAGTAAGTGTTGGGACCTCTGTAGGGGTCAACTCTCTACTTGCCAGGAAACTGGGGGCAAAAGACCTCTCTGCAGCCAGAAAAGCTGCAGGAAACGGGATCACACTCTCCATGATCAGTTGGGGCTTTTTTGCGCTCATTGGCCTCTTCTTCTCCAAGACCTTCGTTGAGTTCTTCAGCAATGACCCAGAGCTTATTGCTATGGGAAACCAATATATCTCCATCTGCCTGATCTTCTCACTCGGCTTGTTCATTGACATCACCTGTGAAAGGATCCTGCAGGGAACAGGCGATACATTCCACCCTATGATCATCCAGAGTACCGGGGCAATTGTAAACATCATCCTGGACCCTATCCTGATCTTCGGCCTGTTTGGAATGCCGAGGATGGGGGTCATGGGAGCTGCCATCGCTACCGTCTTCGCCCAACATGTCTCTGCCGTTCTCGCTATATACTATGTGCGGAGAAACAAGGAGATTGTACTGAAAAAAGCCTCTTTCCGACTCGAGAAACAGACCGTCAAGGATATTTATGCAGTTGGAATACCCACGATCATCATGCAAGCGATCGGTACCATCCTGATAACCAGCTTAAACAAGATACTTATTGGGTTCTCAACCTCGGCAGTGGCGGTCTTTGGCATCTATTTCCGCTTGCAATCGTTCATATTCATGCCAGTATTTGGACTGAACACCGGTATGATACCAGTGATCGGATACAACTATGGAGCGAGAAAGCCTAAACGGATAACAGCAACCATCAAGGTAGGTTTGATTGTTGCTGTTACCATCATGGGGATTGGTACTGCCCTATTTATCCTGTTCCCCCATGTATTGCTGAGCTGGTTCAACGCAACACCGGAGATGGTGGAGATCGGCGTAGTTGCAATGCAACGCATCAGCCTGGGATTCACTCTGGCAGGAGTCAGTATTGTCCTGATTGCACTCTTCCAGGGTATGGGCTATGGATACCTGTCTATGATCAACTCGGTAACACGACAGCTGGTATTCCTGCTTCCAGCAGCCTACCTTCTGGGAAGATTTGTAGGACTCGATGCACTGTGGTATTCATTCTTTATCGCCGAAATAGCATCCTTCATCTTGACCCTTTACTTCTTTGGAAAGATCTATAAAACAAAGATCAAGACAATGACTGCGTGA
- the ugpC gene encoding sn-glycerol-3-phosphate ABC transporter ATP-binding protein UgpC: MATVQLKNISKVYDGGVKAVDNVNIDVQDRQFVVLVGPSGCGKSTTLRMVAGLEDITSGELYIDGNLVNDVPPKDRDICNDRMTTWPEDYALYPHMTVYDNMAFGLKIRKFPKEEIDQRVREAAKILEIEELLDRKPKALSGGQRQRVAVGRAIVRKPKVFLFDEPLSNLDAKLRVQMRAEISSLHNRLKATMIYVTHDQVEALTMADVIVVMKFGVIQQIGGPLDLYNNPQNKFVAGFIGSPPMNFLETAIEADGDDIYANEGTFRLKVTAEQKKMLTPYVGKSVTFGIRPEDVSFSNTAKDGETINGTVSVVEPLGSETHVYTSTSKSQVIGKIEPTLVPAPDTKIYLIPDMAKAKFFDLETEQVINK, translated from the coding sequence ATGGCCACAGTACAACTCAAAAACATCTCTAAGGTGTATGACGGTGGAGTCAAGGCTGTTGACAATGTCAACATTGATGTGCAAGACCGACAGTTCGTCGTTCTCGTCGGACCTTCGGGTTGTGGAAAATCCACAACACTCCGCATGGTCGCTGGTTTGGAAGATATCACCAGCGGTGAACTCTACATCGACGGCAACCTCGTCAACGACGTTCCCCCCAAGGACAGAGACATATGCAATGACCGTATGACAACATGGCCAGAAGACTATGCTCTCTATCCCCACATGACCGTCTATGACAACATGGCTTTCGGATTGAAGATCCGTAAGTTCCCCAAAGAAGAGATTGACCAGCGTGTTCGTGAAGCAGCAAAGATCCTTGAGATTGAAGAACTGCTTGACAGAAAGCCAAAGGCTCTCTCTGGTGGACAGAGACAGCGTGTTGCAGTAGGAAGAGCTATCGTTCGTAAGCCAAAGGTATTCCTTTTTGACGAACCCCTCTCCAACCTCGACGCAAAGCTTCGTGTCCAGATGCGCGCAGAGATTTCCTCCCTGCATAACCGCCTCAAGGCAACCATGATCTATGTCACCCACGACCAGGTAGAAGCCCTGACCATGGCTGATGTAATCGTCGTCATGAAGTTTGGTGTTATTCAGCAGATTGGTGGACCTCTTGATCTCTACAACAACCCACAGAACAAGTTTGTTGCTGGATTCATCGGTTCTCCTCCAATGAACTTCCTTGAGACTGCTATTGAAGCTGATGGCGATGATATCTACGCAAATGAAGGTACCTTCCGCCTCAAAGTCACTGCAGAGCAGAAGAAAATGCTGACCCCATATGTTGGAAAGTCAGTTACCTTCGGTATCCGCCCTGAGGATGTTTCATTCAGTAATACCGCCAAGGATGGCGAGACCATCAATGGTACGGTAAGTGTTGTTGAACCCCTTGGTAGTGAGACCCACGTTTATACTTCCACTTCCAAGAGCCAGGTTATCGGTAAGATTGAACCTACCCTCGTCCCTGCTCCGGATACCAAGATCTACTTGATTCCTGACATGGCAAAGGCTAAGTTCTTTGATCTTGAGACCGAACAGGTTATCAACAAATAA
- a CDS encoding transcriptional regulator, whose translation MPSTLEYIEFICNQIDEEWHPSYRKMFGDYFVYIRNKPIILVCDDVAYVKKLPCIASLMQDAESDIPFQGANEWYILDIEDRALVDEVVSALEKVSTVPLKRKRKKTP comes from the coding sequence ATGCCATCAACGCTGGAGTATATTGAGTTTATTTGCAATCAGATTGATGAAGAGTGGCACCCCAGTTACAGGAAAATGTTTGGGGATTACTTTGTATATATACGAAATAAGCCAATTATATTGGTCTGTGACGATGTTGCGTATGTCAAGAAACTTCCCTGCATCGCCTCCCTGATGCAGGATGCAGAATCCGATATCCCGTTCCAAGGAGCCAATGAGTGGTACATCCTTGATATCGAGGACCGCGCCTTGGTGGATGAAGTGGTTTCTGCATTGGAGAAGGTGAGCACGGTTCCTCTGAAACGTAAACGGAAGAAGACTCCTTGA